GATCGGCTTCGCCGGGACCTGGCTGTTCTTCCTGCTGCGGGAGTTCCCCAACCGGCACGAGCTGTACGGGCCCGACGGGCCGTGGAGCTGGCGGCTGGCGGAGCGGCTGATCGCCTCCAACGACGCCTTCACGGTGCTCATGTGGTCGGACTCGACGCTCTGGTTCGAGACCGTGTACGCCGTCTGCCTGCTCGCGAGCGCCCTGCTGGTGCTGGGCTGGCGCACCCGGGCGATGTCGGTCCTCTTCATGGTCGGGGTGCTGTCGCTGCAGAACCGCAGCGTGTTCATGGGCGACGGCGGGGACAACGTCATCCACCTGATGGCGCTCTACCTGGTGCTGACCCGCTGCGCGCGGGTGTGGTCGCTGGACGCGCGCCGGGCGCGGCTGCGGGGCTCGGCCTCGGCGGGGGCGGCGGGGCCGCTGCTGTGGGGGGTCCTGGGCGCGGTGTTCGCGTACGGGGCGGCGAGCGGGCACCTCGGGACCGGCTGGACGGTGGCCTTCGCGGCGCTGTGGGCGGGTACGGCGCTGTGGTGGACGGCCGACCGGTACGAACCGGAGGGCGAGCGGCGGGCCACCCTCGACGTGCTCGCGAACCTGCTGCACAACGCCGGGATGCTGGTGATCATGGCGGAGGTGTGCCTGATCTACGCGACCGCCGGCTGGTACAAGATCCAGGGCTCGCGGTGGCAGGACGGCACCGCGCTGTACTACCCCCTGCGGCTGGACTACTTCGCCCCGTGGCCGGCGCTGTCGGAGCTGCTGGCGGGCAGCGGGCTGCTGGTGATGCTGCTGACGTACGGGACGGTGGCGGTGCAGGTGGCCTTCCCGTTCACGCTGTTCAACCGGCGGGTCAAGAACGTGCTGCTGGCGGTGATGATGCTGGAGCACGCGGGGATCGCGGTGCTGCTGGGGCTGCCGTTCTTTTCGCTGGCGATGATTGCCGCCGATGCGGTGTTCCTGCCGACGGGGTTGCTGGTGTGGGTGGGGGTGCGGGTTGCCGCCCTGCGGTTCTTCCGGGTGCGGGATCCGCGGGGCCTTCCGGCCGCTGAGCCGGCGGCGGTCCCGCGCTGACGTGGGCCGCGCCTGGTGCGGGTGCGGGTGGGTGTCGGTGCCGCTGCGCGGGGCCGTCCCCGACCCGCCCTTCCACCGTTCCTCCCCCAGCTACCGCTGGGAGGTGCCCCCAGGGGCTCCGCCCCAGACCCCGCGCCTCAAACGCCGGCGGCGCTGGGTTTGGCTGAGGCCGCCGGCGAGGCTGGGTTGGGGTGCGGCCGTGCGGGGCCGGGCGCCGGGCGTCGTAGGGTCGGGGCATGAGTGAGCAGCAGGGGGCCCGTGAGGTTGAGCGGTGGTGGCGGGAGTGTGCTGGGCGGGGTGACGTGGTGCTCCTCGACGGGTTCCACGCGCTGAAGCACGCCCTGCGCTTCGGCGCCGAGGTGCTGGCGGTCGTCGCCGACGAGCCCGGCGCCGTACGGGAACTGGCCGACGGGCTGGCTCCGGACGTGGCCCCCGAGGTGGCCCGGC
The Streptomyces sp. NBC_00091 genome window above contains:
- a CDS encoding HTTM domain-containing protein — translated: MRRASAQALAQVTGQALGAYQSAVVRIGFAGTWLFFLLREFPNRHELYGPDGPWSWRLAERLIASNDAFTVLMWSDSTLWFETVYAVCLLASALLVLGWRTRAMSVLFMVGVLSLQNRSVFMGDGGDNVIHLMALYLVLTRCARVWSLDARRARLRGSASAGAAGPLLWGVLGAVFAYGAASGHLGTGWTVAFAALWAGTALWWTADRYEPEGERRATLDVLANLLHNAGMLVIMAEVCLIYATAGWYKIQGSRWQDGTALYYPLRLDYFAPWPALSELLAGSGLLVMLLTYGTVAVQVAFPFTLFNRRVKNVLLAVMMLEHAGIAVLLGLPFFSLAMIAADAVFLPTGLLVWVGVRVAALRFFRVRDPRGLPAAEPAAVPR